One genomic window of Chondrinema litorale includes the following:
- a CDS encoding ACT domain-containing protein, giving the protein MAGETNISALVKGMTPKLNEGEYIFATVQNLNNIDRTQTICEFKEAEGITVVLDKKIADELNLKYEYIASWITLTIHSSLEAVGLTAAFSTALAKHHISCNVIAGYYHDHIFVDKQDAAKAIQVLKKLAEGFE; this is encoded by the coding sequence ATGGCAGGAGAAACGAATATATCGGCACTGGTAAAAGGAATGACGCCTAAACTCAATGAGGGTGAATATATATTTGCTACAGTTCAAAACCTGAATAATATTGATAGAACCCAAACCATTTGTGAGTTTAAAGAAGCTGAAGGCATTACCGTAGTGCTTGATAAAAAGATAGCAGATGAGTTAAACCTGAAGTATGAATATATTGCTTCTTGGATCACCCTAACCATTCACTCTTCGCTTGAAGCTGTTGGCTTAACGGCTGCCTTCTCTACTGCATTAGCCAAGCATCACATCAGTTGCAATGTAATTGCTGGCTACTATCACGACCATATTTTTGTAGATAAGCAAGATGCAGCAAAAGCAATTCAGGTTTTAAAAAAGTTAGCAGAAGGTTTTGAATGA